A single window of Cheilinus undulatus linkage group 12, ASM1832078v1, whole genome shotgun sequence DNA harbors:
- the vps11 gene encoding vacuolar protein sorting-associated protein 11 homolog, which produces MAAFLQWRKFVFFDKDIVKDPVENGKNFVLPNGISACDSGRGHIVLGDMDGKIWTMTRSLQLTSFQAYKLRVTHLYQLKQHSILVSVGQDEHGINPLVKVWNLDKRDSGNPLCTRIFPAIPGNKPTEVSCLSVHENLNFMAIGFTDGSVVLTKGDITRDRHSKTLTLHEGTSPVTGLAFRQVAKVTHLFVATLEKVHCYTLSIKEYPKVELDTHGCALRCSSLTDPSQDSQFIVAGDDCVYLYQPDERGPCFAFDGHKLLAHWHRGYLFLLIRDTKSPNKPEFGSRGSSPSDKQLLTIYDLDNKFIAYSATFEDVIDVVAEWGSFYILTRDGNMFVLQEKDTQTKLEMLFKKNLFVMAINLAKSQHLDNDGLSEIFRQYGDHLYLKGDHDGAIQQYIRTIGKLEPSYVIRKFLDAQRIHNLTAYLQALHRQSLANADHTTLLLNCYTKLKDSSKLEEFIKSSESEVHFDVEIAIKVLRQAGYHSHAVFLAEKHMHHEWYLKIQLEDLKNYQEGLRYIGRLPFEQAESNMKRYGKTLMHHVPEGTTLLLKGLCTNYQPSGDAAERDSVETSRYNKANSEEFIPIFANNPRELKAFLEHMIEVDPRSPQGVYDTLLELRLQDWAHEQDPERKNVLQGEAVSLLRSDNTVFDKALVLCQMHNFKEGVLYLYEKGKLYQQIMHYHMQNEEYGKVVEACKRYGDQEGCLWEQALGYFARKEEDCKAYISEVLQHIDQNNLMPPLLVVQTLAHNSTATLSVIKDYLINKLQRESQQIEDDERKIRQYREETAHLRSEIQELKTSAKIFQKTKCNMCNSPLELPSVHFLCSHSFHQHCFESYAESEAECPTCTPENRKVMDMLRAQDQKRDLHDHFNRQLRSSNDGFSVVADYFGRGVFNKLTLVTDPPGSKTVGSLEVNLQRDLLIHTKRNC; this is translated from the exons ATGGCAGCGTTTCTACAGTggagaaaatttgtgttttttgataaAGATATAGTGAAAGATCCGGTGGAGAATGGGAAGAACTTTGTGCTTCCTAATGGAATATCAGCCTGTGACTCCGGCAGAGGACACATCGTCCTGGGAG ATATGGACGGAAAGATCTGGACTATGACGCGCTCCCTGCAGTTGACTTCATTTCAGGCCTACAAACTGAGAGTAACGCACCTGTACCAGCTGAAGCAGCACAGCATCCTGGTGTCAGTGGGGCAGGATGAACATGGAATAAACCCTCTG GTGAAGGTCTGGAACCTTGACAAGAGAGACAGTGGGAATCCTCTCTGCACCAGGATTTTTCCTGCAATTCCTGGTAACAAACCCACAGAAGTGTCTTGCCTCAGCGTACACGAAAACCTCAACTTCATGGCCATTG GATTCACAGACGGCAGTGTGGTTTTGACCAAAGGAGACATCACTCGAGATCGCCACAGTAAAACTCTTACTCTGCACGAGGGAACCAGTCCGGTCACTGGTCTCGCTTTCCGCCAGGTTGCAAAGGTCACGCATCTGTTTGTCGCCACTCTGGAGAAAGTGCAC TGTTACACCCTATCCATCAAAGAGTATCCTAAAGTAGAGCTGGACACACACGGCTGTGCTCTGCGCTGCTCCTCCCTGACTGATCCGTCCCAGGACTCCCAGTTCATCGTGGCTGGCGATGACTGCGTTTACCTTTACCAGCCCGATGAAAGAGGACCTTGCTTCGCCTTCGATGGGCACAAACTGCTGGCTCACTGGCACCGTGGATATCTGTTTCTACTTATCAGGGACACCAAGTCACCTAACAA GCCAGAGTTTGGCAGCAGGGGCAGCTCTCCATCAGACAAACAGCTTCTGACTATTTATGACCTGGACAACAAGTTCATCGCCTACAGCGCCACTTTTGAGGATGTCATCGACGTGGTGGCCGAGTGGGGCTCGTTCTACATCCTGACCAGAGACGGAAACATGTTTGTCCTTCAGGAAAAAGACACGCAGACCAAACTGGAG atgCTTTTTAAGAAGAACTTGTTTGTGATGGCCATAAACTTGGCTAAGAGCCAGCACCTGGACAATGACGGCCTGTCGGAGATCTTCAGACAGTACGGTGATCACCTTTACCTGAAGGGAGACCACGACGGCGCCATCCAGCAGTACATCCG TACCATTGGAAAACTGGAGCCGTCATATGTCATCAGGAAATTCCTGGACGCTCAGAGGATCCACAACCTCACAGCATATCTCCAAGCCCTGCACAGACAGTCTCTGGCCAACGCAGACcacaccacactgctgcttaACTGTTACACCAAGCTGAAGGACAGCTCCAAGCTGGAGGAGTTCATCAAG AGCAGCGAAAGTGAAGTTCACTTTGACGTTGAGATCGCCATCAAGGTTCTTCGACAGGCCGGCTACCACAGCCACGCCGTGTTTTTAGCTGAGAAGCATATGCACCATGAATGGTACCTGAAGATCCAGCTGGAAGACCTCAAG AACTATCAGGAAGGACTGCGGTACATCGGCCGTCTGCCTTTTGAACAAGCTGAGAGCAACATGAAGCGCTACGGTAAAACCCTGATGCATCATGTCCCTGAaggcaccacgctgctgctgaaAGGTTTATGCACCAACTATCAACCCAGCGGAGATGCTGCTGAAAGAGACTCTGTGGAGACGAGTCGGTACAACAAG GCAAACTCTGAGGaatttatccccatttttgccaacaaCCCTCGGGAGCTGAAAGCCTTCCTGGAGCACATGATTGAGGTGGACCCTCGCTCTCCTCAGGGTGTGTATGACACACTGCTGGAGCTCCGGTTGCAAGACTGGGCCCACGAACAGGACCCTGAG CGGAAAAACGTCCTGCAGGGAGAAGCTGTATCGCTGCTGAGGAGCGACAACACTGTGTTCGATAAAGCTCTGGTCCTCTGCCAAATGCACAACTTTAAAGAAGGTGTCCTCTACCTGTACGAGAAGGGAAAACT gtaTCAGCAGATAATGCATTACCACATGCAGAATGAGGAGTACGGTAAAGTGGTGGAGGCTTGTAAGCGCTACGGGGACCAGGAGGGCTGTCTTTGGGAGCAGGCTCTGGGCTACTTTGCCAGAAAAGAAGAGGACTGTAAGGCCTACATCAGTGAGGTCCTTCAGCACATCGACCAGAACAACCTCATGCCTCCATTACTAG TGGTGCAGACGCTGGCTCACAACTCGACAGCCACTCTGTCTGTCATCAAAGACTACCTCATTAACAAGCTGCAGAGGGAGAGCCAGCAGATCGAGGACGACGAACGCAAAATCCGCCAGTACCGTGAGGAAACAGCTCACCTTCGCTCTGAGATTCAGGAGCTTAAAACAAG tGCCAAGATATTCCAGAAGACAAAGTGCAACATGTGCAACAGCCCCCTGGAGCTGCCGTCGGTTCATTTCCTGTGCAGCCACTCTTTTCACCAGCACTGCTTTGAAAGTTACGCGGAGAGTGAGGCCGAGTGCCCGACCTGCACTCCAGAGAACCGCAAAGTCATGGACATGCTGCGAGCCCAGGACCAGAAACGAGACCTGCACGACCACTTCAACAGACAG ttacGCAGCTCTAATGATGGCTTCTCCGTTGTGGCGGACTACTTTGGTCGCGGAGTGTTCAACAAACTGACTCTGGTGACCGACCCGCCTGGGAGCAAAACCGTTGGGAGTCTAGAAGTCAACCTGCAGAGGGATCTGCTCATCCACACTAAGagaaactgttaa